From Serratia fonticola:
GAAGGTTCTGCCCTGAATGAGGTAGCGACAAATTCTCTTTAGCCACATATTATGCGCTATCGAATAGGGAGAAAGACATGCCACGACCACTGGATGGCCTACCCCAGCAAGAACGTGAAAGGATCCAAACCGATTTGCTGGCACTCAGAATTATTTATAGCGAACGCTACGGCTACGCCGCCGAATGGGAAAGCGCCGAAACGCACGTCCCCACGCATCTACGCGGCTACTTTCAGCAACGGCTGAACTTCTATCGTACTGCGCAGCGCCACTCAATTTAACGTTAAGCATTAACCAATACTTGGCATCGGTGATCGCGCCGTTACAATAGGGCTATTCCCTACGCCAACAAGAGATGCGACTTTGAGCAGCAAGGCACCGGCCACATTCTACATACACGACTACGAAACCTTCGGCAAAAGCCCGTCAATGGACCGCCCGGCGCAGTTTGCCGGGGTGCGTACCGATATGGATTTCAACATTATCGAAGAACCGCAGGTGTTTTACTGTGCGCCAGCCGATGACTACCTGCCCGATCCCGAAGCGGTGATGATCACCGGCATCACGCCACAAGAGGCGCTGGCCAAAGGCGTTAACGAGGCCGAGTTTGCCCGCCGTATCCACGAAGCGTTCAGCGTCCCTGGCACCTGCATTCTGGGTTATAACAATATCCGCTTTGACGATGAAGTCAGCCGCAACATCTTTTACCGCAGCTTCTACGATCCTTACGCCTACAGCTGGCAAAACGGCAATTCCCGCTGGGATCTGCTGGATGTGATGCGGGCCTGCTACGCCCTGCGCCCGGAAGGCATCATCTGGCCAGAAAACGAAGATGGCTTCCCCAGTTTCCGTCTGGAACATCTGACGCGAGCCAACGGCGTTGAACACGAACACGCTCACGATGCGATGTCCGATGTGCATGCCACCATTGCCATGGCCAAGCTGGTCAAACAGGCGCAGCCAAGGCTGTTTGACTACCTGTTGCAGCACCGCAATAAGCACAAGCTCAATGCGCTGATCGACGTCGCGGAAATGACGCCGTTAATGCACGTTTCCGGCATGTTTGGCGCGGCGCGGGGTAACACCAGTTGGGTTTCACCGCTGGCCTGGCACCCAGACAATAAAAATGCGGTAATTATGTGCGATCTGGCAGGGGATATTACCCCGTTGCTGGAGCTGAATGCCGACGAGCTGCGTGAACGCCTCTACACCCGCCGCGATCAATTGGCAGCCGATCAGGCCCCAGTGCCGATCAAGCTGGTACATATCAATAAATGCCCGGTGCTGGCTCCAGCCAAGACGCTGCTGCCAGAAAACGCAGACAGGCTAGGCATCGATCGTCAGGCGTGTCTGGATAATCTGAAGGTGCTGCGCCAGCACCCAGAGATCCGTGAAAAAGTGGTAGCCATATTTGCCGAAGCCGCTCCTTTCACCCCGAACGATGATGTGGATGCCAAACTGTACGACGGTTTCTTCAGCGATGCCGACAAAGCGGCGATGAGGATCATCCAACAAACCAAACCGCAGAATCTACCCGCGCTTGATTTGACCTTCAGCGATGGCCGGATGAAAGAGCTGCTGTTCCGCTTCCGGGCCCGTAACTACCCCAATACGCTGGACGATGCCGAGCAGCGCCGCTGGTTGCAGCACCGCCAGGAGGTGCTGAGTGCCGAGCGGGTGCAAAGTTATATCTTGCAGTTGGAGTCGCTGTACAACCTGCACGAAGGGGATAAAGAGAAGATGGCGTTGCTGAAGGCGCTGTTTGACTATGGTAAACAGTTGGTGGGGTAACCCTCACCCTAACCCTCTCCCAAAGGGAGAGGGGACTGAACGTGCTACATACTTAACTACAGTATTCGTCCTCTACATCAGCCCGTTTCAGATCAACTCTGAGGTACGCCACTCATCCTCTGCATCAACCTGGTTACAGATTAACTTCCGCACCTGACCACAACGCCATACCAGCTCCCTCTCCCTGTGGGAGAGGGTTGGGGTGAGGGGAGCCGCAAGTACCTCAGCCACCTTCTCACTGAACGGCATTACATTTCTTCAAGCAAACAAAAAGGGTTCCAACATGTGGAACCCTTTTTGCTATCGCGAGGCAGGCGAGTGGATTAAGCCACGTCTTCGCTTGCCTGTGGCACCGGCAGGCTGAAGCTGCGGGTGACAAACGTCAGATACAGCAGGCCAATTGCCGCCCAGACCAGGCCCAGCGTCATCGAGCTGACTTCCAGGTTGACCCACAATGCACCGACGGTTAACGCCCCCATCACCGGCAGGATCAGGTAGTTGAAGGTGTCTTTCAGCGTACGGTTACGTTTCTCGCGAATGTAGAACTGCGAGATCACCGACAGGTTAACGAAGGTAAACGCGATCAATGCACCAAAGTTGATCAGTGCCGTAGCGGTGACCAGATCGAACGAAACGGCAGACAGCGCAATCGCGCCAACCAGCAGCACGTTCAGCGCCGGGGTACGCCATTTTGGATGCACATAACCGAAGAAACGCTCCGGGAATACGCCATCACGGCCCATGACGTACATCAGACGGGAAACACCCGCGTGAGATGCCATACCGGAAGCCAGTACGGTTACGCACGAGAACACCAGGATCACCGACTGGAAGAACTTGCCAGCCACATACAGCATGATTTCCGGCTGTGATGCGTCAGGATCTTTGAAGCGCGAGATATCCGGGAAGTACAGCTGCACGAAGTACGACACCACGATAAAGATCACGCCGCCGATCAAGGCCGTCAGGAAGATGGCTTTCGGGATCACGTTTTCTGCATCTTTGGTTTCTTCGGATAACGAGCTGATGCCGTCAAAACCGAGGAACGAGAAGCACAGAATGGTCGCACCGGTGATCATCGGCACTACGTGCGCGTTGTCAGACCAGAACGGACGGCTGCTCACCAGCGTACCGGCGCCTTCACCGTGGGAGATACCGTTAATCACCAGGCCCAGGAACACGATCATAATCGCCACCTGTACCACCACGATAATGGAGTTCAGGTTGGCTACCAGCTTGATGCCACGCAGGTTGAACGCCGTCATCAAGGCAACCAGGGCCGCAACGAAGATCCACGAAGGTACACCCGGGAAAATGGCTTCCAGGTAAATTTTTGCCAACAGGATGTTGATCATCGGCATGAACAGGTAGTCCAGCAGTGATGACCAACCCACCATAAAGCCGACGTGCGGGCTGATGGCTTTCTGGGCATAGGTATAGGCAGAACCGGCGGAAGGGAATTTCTTCACCAGTTTGCCGTAGCTCAGGGCGGTAAACAGGATCGCCAGCAGAGCAAAGGCGTACGCGGTCGCGACGTGACCGTCGGTCAGGCCGGAGACGATGCCGAAGGTGTCAAAGATGGTCATTGGCTGCAAATAGGCCAGACCCATCATGACGACCGGGACTAAAGTCAGTGTTTTACGCAGTTGGGCGCGCTGGCCGGCAGCTGGTGCGGCGGTGATGATGTTATCGGACATCGCGAAGCCCCCCCTTACCTTCAGTCTTGCGGATAATAGACACGCCAAGACTCAAGGTTGCGGGGAAACTTCGCAACGTGCGACTGAATTCTAAAAGGGGGATGAGGGAAGCTGGATAACTAGGCACAAAAGCCTGTGTTGCTCCATAATCGCTGCGACCGCAACGGAAACCGGCGGGCACCGGTGCCAAGGTGAAAAATTGCCCCATCTTTCTTATCCTCATGAGTCACGACCATAAAGTTTTGGTTGATCGCGACGAACCTATTTATCTATCCGGCTCGATGTCCGGCCTCGCTTGATGTATGAAACGCACGTTTGTAGAACTTAATGCAAAAAAAATAACCGACGCGTTAAAACGTCGGCTATCTGCATTTCGCGTATTTTGCCATAAGATCACAGAAAGACAAGATCCTGAAACCTTCTAATACAAATTCTTTTGCTTAATATCAGGAAAAAGCCCCTTCATTGCCATCAGGGTACCTGATATCAGGCATTTTTCAGCATCCAGTCGATCTCGGTTTCCGTCACCAATCTTTCAAACTGCATCAGTTCACCCATTTTGCAGGCGTGATAAACCTGTGAAAAGCGTTCGCCGAGGTAGTGCGTCAGTTCGTGCTGATGCTCGAATTCGTAAAGGGCATCGCTTTGGCGGATCGGGAACGGTAGCCCCTCCTGTTCCAAACCGTTGCCGGTCACTGGCTCAGGCAACGGTAATTCGGTATCTAGCCCGTACAGCATCCCCGCCAGGATCGTCGCCACCACCAGATAAGGGTTGGCATCGGCACCGGCAACGCGGTACTCCACGCGGTGGTTCTGCGCATCGCCACAGGGAATGCGCAACGCCACGGTACGGTTGTTATGCCCCCAGGACGCCTGGACCGGCACATACATCCCCGGCTGGAAACGGCGGAACGCATTGACGTTGGGTGCCAGCACCGCCATCGATGCGGGCATCAAGGCGATCATCCCGGCTAATGTCCGCTTAAGCAGCGCCGAGTCTTCGCCATCCGCTTCGGCAAACAGGTTTTTCCCCGCACTGTCTACCACGCTGAGATGGACGTGCATGCCACTCCCCGCGTAATCCTCATAAGGTTTCGCCATAAAGGTGGCATGCATATGGTGATGTTCGGCCACCTGACGCACCAACCGCTTCAGCGCCAGCGCATGATCGCAGGCTTGCAGTACGTTGTCGGTGTGATTCAGGTTCACCTCGAACTGGCCGGGGGAAGCTTCAGCCACCGCGCCATCCGCCGGTAGCCCTTGCATCTGTGCCAGCGTGTCGATGTCGTTGAGCACCCCAGCAAAATGGTTGAGGTTATCCAGCGAATAGACCTGGCTCTGTACGTTGCGCTCCTGAGTACCCGGTGCGCACGGCGGCTGCAGATAACCTGCCGAGTCTCGCTGTCGATCGATGAGATAAAACTCCAACTCTACCGCTACCACCGGGAACAGTCCGCGCTGGCGCAACGCCTGCCATATTCGGTTCAGTACATTGCGGGGTTCAACGTCAAAGGGAGTACCATCTTCATCCAGCATGGTCAGTAGCACCTGACCGATATGTTCCGGATCCGCCGCCGACGGCGTCAGCGTACCGGGCACGGGCATGCAGATCCGATCCGGTTCGCCCAATTCCTGGCCCAATCCGGCCTCTTCGACCACGTTGCCCAAAATGTCCATAGCGAACACCGAGGCGGGGAAATAGCAGCCTTTTTCAACTTTTTTCAACCCGGAGACGGGAATGCGTTTACCGCGGAAGGAACCATTGAGATCGGTGAGAAGGATATCGATATACTGCGTGGCAGGATGGCGTTCCAAATAGTGAGCAACCTCACTTTGGAACGCGCTACTTCGCCTTTCTTCATTATGCTGTGCAAAATCTTCTACTACTGCGCTATTGGTTTGCATACATCACCTGCCGTTGTGCTCTTGGGAATGCCTTCGCATCCGCTTGCCGATTGACTTAACACATGGTTTGATTTCTCTGTAGAGTGCGCCACAGGCTGGCGCTCAAAATAACACCCATAACATGAAACATAGCTTTAACATAAATGGTTTGCAAATGTTACAATGGCGTTTGATTATTCGCCAGGGACTGCTAAATTGATAAAATATTGACCGAAAAGGCGTTGTTTGCGCTTTGTTGGTACAGAATTTCTTCCGCCAGACCAGGGGGAAACATGGGCAATATATTTTACAACGGCCGCCCAACTACCGATATCATGTGGTTTCGATATCACTCAGACAGGTACCCGGCTCCGGGTGTGCTCCCAACCTGTCGCTCCTACCAGAAGGAACTACCGCTATGAGCGAAGTCAGCTTGGCACCAGGCAAGCGCCTGTCGCAGATCCGTCAGCACTTGGGTTTGTCACAGCGTAGGGTCGCCGAACTGTCCGGATTAACCCACAGCGCCATCAGCACCATTGAGCAGGACAAAGTCAGCCCTGCCATCAGTACGCTGCAGAAACTGCTGAAGGTCTATGGGTTATCGCTGTCTGAATTTTTTGCTGAACCTGAACGGCCAGATGAACCCAAAGTGGTGATCGAGCCGGACGATCTGATTGAGATCGGCAGCCAAGGCGTTTCGATGAAGCTGGTGCATAACGGCAGCCCAACCCGCAGCCTGGCCATGATGCTGGAGACCTATCAACCAGGCACCACTACCGGTGAGAAGATCAAGCATCAGGGCGAAGAGATCGGCACGCTGCTGGAAGGGGAGATCATGCTGACGGTCAACGGCCAGACCTATCTGCTGACGGCTGGCCAGAGCTATGCCATCAACACCGGCATGCCCCACAGCTTCAGCAATACCTCAACGCGCGTTTGCAAGATCGTCAGCGCGCACACCCCAACCACCTTCTGACAAGATCCGCCGGAGGAGTGATGATGGAACATGTTGCCAGCTATTATGCCGCCAGCGCCAACCCCCACGCTCCTTATCCCCAGTTGAACGAGGCTATCCGCTGCGATGTCTGCATCGTCGGTGGCGGTTTTAGCGGCCTCTCCAGCGCCCTGCATCTGACCGAGGCCGGTTACGACGTGGTGGTGCTGGAAGCCGCCCGCATCGGTTGGGGAGCCAGTGGGCGCAACGGTGGGCAGGTGGTGAACTCCTACAGCCGCGATATCGATGTGATTGAGGCTCGCTACGGCCAGCAGACCGCGGCAATGCTCGGCAGCATGATGTTTGAAGGGGCGGAGATCATTCGCCAGCGTATCGATCGCTACGCCATCGCCTGTGACTATCGCCCCGGCGCGGTGGCCGCCGCTCTCACTTCACGTCAATTCAACGAATTAACACAAAAGATGAACCACTGGCAGCGTTATGGCCACCAGCAACTGGAATTGCTGGACGGGGAAGCCATGCGCCGCACCGTGGCCAGCGAACGCTATGTTGGCGGGCTGCTGGATCGCCAAGGTGGCCATTTGCATCCGTTAAATCTGGCGCTGGGTGAGGCCGAAGCGGTACGCCGCCACGGTGGGCGGCTGTTTGAACAATCGGCAGTCACCCATATCGATTATGGCCAACCTAACAAGCTACACACAGCGCAGGGTTCCGTCAGCGCCAGCCTGGTGATCCTGGCGGGCAATGCCTATCTGGGGGAGAAGCTAGAACCGCGCCTCAGCCGCTTGAGCATGCCCTGCGGCTCGCAAATCATCACCACCGAACCTTTATCTGCGGATATGGCCCTTTCCCTGCTGCCGGATAATTACTGCGTTGAAGACTGCAACTACCTGCTGGATTACTTCCGCCTGACGGCAGACAACCGTTTGTTATACGGCGGGGGCGTGGTTTATGGCGCACAGGATCCGGCGGATATCGACGCCAGGATCCTGCCCTTGATGCTCAAAACCTTCCCGCAGTTGAAGAAGGTGCGCATCGATTACCGCTGGACCGGCAATTTCCTGCTGACCCTGTCACGCATGCCGCAGTTTGGCCGGCTGGAAAATAACGTTTACTACCTGCAAGGCGACAGCGGCCACGGCGTGACCTTGACGCATCTGGCAGGCAAACTGATTGCCGAAGTGCTGCGCGGCGACGCGGAACGCTTTGATGCTTTCGCCCAACTCCCCCATTTGCCGTTCTTCGGTGGCCGCCATTTACAGGTGCCATTTACCGCCCTAGGGGCCGCCTACTACGCCCTGCGCGATCGCTTAGGATTCTAGGTTACCAATCCCCCTCACCCCAGCCCTCTCCCATTATAAAATCCTGGATCTCATAAGCACTTGTTTGCGGGAGAGGGAGCTAGTCTGGAGCCGCAAGCGGGCACAGGAGGCAACTTATAGCACGGTCAGTCCCCTTCCTTTGGGAGAGGGCATCACAACGCGTATTTCTTGCTTAACTGACCAGCAGTAAGGGCTGTGATCCGGGTTTTATCTGAGCTATACCATTTTGCATGTTGCAAAAATGGCAATTCGTGTTACAAAAGAGTTTCTTTAGCCGTCTATACATCCAAATGAATTTCACGTTGCCGCCACCACGCCGCGATTTGAAACACGAGGGGCGCAACGTCTTCAG
This genomic window contains:
- the puuR gene encoding HTH-type transcriptional regulator PuuR; the protein is MSEVSLAPGKRLSQIRQHLGLSQRRVAELSGLTHSAISTIEQDKVSPAISTLQKLLKVYGLSLSEFFAEPERPDEPKVVIEPDDLIEIGSQGVSMKLVHNGSPTRSLAMMLETYQPGTTTGEKIKHQGEEIGTLLEGEIMLTVNGQTYLLTAGQSYAINTGMPHSFSNTSTRVCKIVSAHTPTTF
- a CDS encoding APC family permease, giving the protein MSDNIITAAPAAGQRAQLRKTLTLVPVVMMGLAYLQPMTIFDTFGIVSGLTDGHVATAYAFALLAILFTALSYGKLVKKFPSAGSAYTYAQKAISPHVGFMVGWSSLLDYLFMPMINILLAKIYLEAIFPGVPSWIFVAALVALMTAFNLRGIKLVANLNSIIVVVQVAIMIVFLGLVINGISHGEGAGTLVSSRPFWSDNAHVVPMITGATILCFSFLGFDGISSLSEETKDAENVIPKAIFLTALIGGVIFIVVSYFVQLYFPDISRFKDPDASQPEIMLYVAGKFFQSVILVFSCVTVLASGMASHAGVSRLMYVMGRDGVFPERFFGYVHPKWRTPALNVLLVGAIALSAVSFDLVTATALINFGALIAFTFVNLSVISQFYIREKRNRTLKDTFNYLILPVMGALTVGALWVNLEVSSMTLGLVWAAIGLLYLTFVTRSFSLPVPQASEDVA
- a CDS encoding DNA polymerase III subunit theta, yielding MPRPLDGLPQQERERIQTDLLALRIIYSERYGYAAEWESAETHVPTHLRGYFQQRLNFYRTAQRHSI
- a CDS encoding NAD(P)/FAD-dependent oxidoreductase; amino-acid sequence: MMEHVASYYAASANPHAPYPQLNEAIRCDVCIVGGGFSGLSSALHLTEAGYDVVVLEAARIGWGASGRNGGQVVNSYSRDIDVIEARYGQQTAAMLGSMMFEGAEIIRQRIDRYAIACDYRPGAVAAALTSRQFNELTQKMNHWQRYGHQQLELLDGEAMRRTVASERYVGGLLDRQGGHLHPLNLALGEAEAVRRHGGRLFEQSAVTHIDYGQPNKLHTAQGSVSASLVILAGNAYLGEKLEPRLSRLSMPCGSQIITTEPLSADMALSLLPDNYCVEDCNYLLDYFRLTADNRLLYGGGVVYGAQDPADIDARILPLMLKTFPQLKKVRIDYRWTGNFLLTLSRMPQFGRLENNVYYLQGDSGHGVTLTHLAGKLIAEVLRGDAERFDAFAQLPHLPFFGGRHLQVPFTALGAAYYALRDRLGF
- the sbcB gene encoding exodeoxyribonuclease I translates to MSSKAPATFYIHDYETFGKSPSMDRPAQFAGVRTDMDFNIIEEPQVFYCAPADDYLPDPEAVMITGITPQEALAKGVNEAEFARRIHEAFSVPGTCILGYNNIRFDDEVSRNIFYRSFYDPYAYSWQNGNSRWDLLDVMRACYALRPEGIIWPENEDGFPSFRLEHLTRANGVEHEHAHDAMSDVHATIAMAKLVKQAQPRLFDYLLQHRNKHKLNALIDVAEMTPLMHVSGMFGAARGNTSWVSPLAWHPDNKNAVIMCDLAGDITPLLELNADELRERLYTRRDQLAADQAPVPIKLVHINKCPVLAPAKTLLPENADRLGIDRQACLDNLKVLRQHPEIREKVVAIFAEAAPFTPNDDVDAKLYDGFFSDADKAAMRIIQQTKPQNLPALDLTFSDGRMKELLFRFRARNYPNTLDDAEQRRWLQHRQEVLSAERVQSYILQLESLYNLHEGDKEKMALLKALFDYGKQLVG
- a CDS encoding glutamine synthetase family protein yields the protein MQTNSAVVEDFAQHNEERRSSAFQSEVAHYLERHPATQYIDILLTDLNGSFRGKRIPVSGLKKVEKGCYFPASVFAMDILGNVVEEAGLGQELGEPDRICMPVPGTLTPSAADPEHIGQVLLTMLDEDGTPFDVEPRNVLNRIWQALRQRGLFPVVAVELEFYLIDRQRDSAGYLQPPCAPGTQERNVQSQVYSLDNLNHFAGVLNDIDTLAQMQGLPADGAVAEASPGQFEVNLNHTDNVLQACDHALALKRLVRQVAEHHHMHATFMAKPYEDYAGSGMHVHLSVVDSAGKNLFAEADGEDSALLKRTLAGMIALMPASMAVLAPNVNAFRRFQPGMYVPVQASWGHNNRTVALRIPCGDAQNHRVEYRVAGADANPYLVVATILAGMLYGLDTELPLPEPVTGNGLEQEGLPFPIRQSDALYEFEHQHELTHYLGERFSQVYHACKMGELMQFERLVTETEIDWMLKNA